Proteins co-encoded in one Bradyrhizobium sp. 170 genomic window:
- a CDS encoding sugar ABC transporter substrate-binding protein: MKHVLSALLGAATLLGAAPSVAQTTLTIATVNNGDMIRMQALTNEFTAKNPDITVKWVTLEENVLRQRVTTDIATKGGQFDVLTIGTYEVPIWAKKNWLIPLDNLGTDYDTADLLPKIRDAVSASGKLYAAPFYGESSMVMYRTDLFQKAGLTMPENPTWDFVIDAAKKLTDKSDGVYGICLRGKAGWGENMAFLTAMSNSFGARWFDEKWQPQFDKPEWKKTLSTYVDLMKAAGPPGASSNGFNENLALFNSGKCAMWIDATVAASFVTNPKESKVADKVGFALAPNAGLGKNANWLWAWNLAIPAGSKKTAAAEKFIAWATSKDYTKLVASKEGWANVPPGTRTSLYQNPEYLKVAPFAKLTLASIDAADPNKPSVQPVPYVGVQYAAIPEFQGIGTSVGQQFSAALAGSSTVDAALAAAQTATEREMKRAGYIK; this comes from the coding sequence GTGAAACACGTCCTCAGCGCCCTCCTGGGCGCGGCTACCTTGTTGGGCGCAGCTCCTTCCGTCGCACAGACAACCCTGACCATCGCCACCGTGAACAACGGCGACATGATTCGGATGCAGGCGCTGACCAACGAATTCACCGCCAAAAACCCCGACATCACCGTCAAATGGGTGACGCTCGAAGAGAACGTCCTGCGCCAGCGCGTCACCACCGACATCGCGACCAAGGGTGGACAGTTCGACGTGCTCACCATCGGTACCTATGAGGTCCCGATCTGGGCCAAGAAGAACTGGCTCATTCCGCTCGACAATCTCGGGACCGACTACGACACCGCGGACCTGCTCCCCAAGATCCGCGACGCCGTCTCGGCATCAGGCAAGCTGTACGCCGCGCCATTCTACGGCGAGAGTTCGATGGTGATGTATCGCACCGACCTGTTCCAGAAGGCCGGCTTGACGATGCCGGAAAACCCGACCTGGGATTTCGTGATCGATGCGGCCAAGAAGCTCACCGATAAATCCGACGGCGTCTACGGCATCTGCCTGAGGGGCAAGGCGGGCTGGGGCGAGAACATGGCGTTCCTGACCGCGATGTCGAACTCGTTCGGCGCGCGCTGGTTCGATGAGAAGTGGCAGCCGCAATTCGACAAACCGGAATGGAAGAAGACGCTCTCGACCTATGTCGATCTGATGAAGGCCGCCGGTCCTCCTGGTGCCAGCTCGAACGGTTTCAATGAAAACCTCGCGCTGTTCAATTCCGGCAAGTGCGCGATGTGGATCGACGCCACGGTGGCGGCGTCCTTCGTCACCAACCCGAAGGAATCCAAGGTGGCCGACAAGGTCGGCTTCGCGCTCGCGCCGAATGCGGGGCTCGGCAAGAACGCCAACTGGCTGTGGGCGTGGAATCTCGCGATCCCCGCGGGTTCGAAGAAAACCGCCGCCGCCGAGAAGTTCATCGCCTGGGCGACCAGCAAGGACTACACCAAGCTTGTCGCCTCGAAGGAGGGATGGGCCAACGTCCCGCCCGGCACGCGAACCTCGCTCTACCAGAATCCGGAATATCTGAAAGTCGCGCCGTTCGCCAAGCTGACACTGGCGTCGATCGATGCCGCCGATCCGAACAAGCCGAGTGTGCAGCCGGTACCGTATGTCGGCGTGCAATACGCGGCTATTCCGGAGTTCCAGGGCATCGGCACCAGCGTCGGTCAGCAATTCTCGGCGGCGTTGGCCGGTTCATCGACGGTGGACGCTGCCCTCGCAGCCGCGCAAACAGCCACCGAACGCGAAATGAAGCGCGCCGGTTATATCAAATAG
- a CDS encoding sugar ABC transporter permease, whose product MATQQTQVLGRALLTPAVALLFVWMIVPLAMTIYFSTLRYSLLDSEAWSFVGLENFRYFLTDPAFLTALRNTLVLVGSVLAITILLGTPLALLLDQQVIGRSIVRLMVIAPFFVMPTVSALVWKNLLMHPVSGLFAWVATLVGATPIDWFNDVPLFAVILIVAWQWLPFATLILLTALQSQDEEQKEAAEMDGASALSTFIYLTLPHLARPITVVILIETIFLLTVFAEIFVTTGGGPGLATTNIAFLIYSQALVQYDVGNASAGGLVAVVIANIVAFFLVRIVGRNLEA is encoded by the coding sequence GTGGCGACGCAGCAAACCCAGGTTCTCGGAAGGGCTCTGCTGACGCCGGCCGTCGCATTGCTGTTCGTCTGGATGATCGTCCCGCTCGCCATGACGATCTATTTCTCGACGTTGCGCTACAGCCTGCTCGACTCGGAAGCCTGGAGCTTCGTCGGGCTGGAGAATTTTCGATACTTTCTCACCGATCCTGCTTTTCTGACCGCACTACGGAACACGCTGGTGCTGGTCGGTTCGGTGCTCGCCATCACCATCCTGCTCGGCACGCCGCTGGCGCTGCTGCTCGATCAGCAGGTGATCGGGCGCAGCATCGTCCGCCTGATGGTGATCGCGCCGTTCTTCGTGATGCCGACCGTGAGCGCGCTGGTCTGGAAGAACCTCTTGATGCATCCGGTGTCCGGGCTGTTCGCCTGGGTCGCGACACTCGTGGGTGCAACGCCGATCGACTGGTTCAACGATGTGCCTTTGTTCGCGGTGATCCTGATCGTGGCCTGGCAATGGCTGCCGTTTGCGACCCTCATCTTGCTGACGGCGCTGCAGTCCCAGGACGAGGAGCAGAAGGAGGCCGCCGAGATGGACGGGGCGAGCGCGCTTTCTACATTCATTTATCTCACTTTGCCGCACCTCGCGCGGCCGATCACCGTGGTCATCCTGATCGAAACGATATTCCTGCTGACCGTGTTCGCCGAGATCTTTGTCACGACCGGCGGCGGCCCCGGCCTGGCCACTACCAATATCGCATTCCTGATCTACTCGCAGGCGCTGGTCCAGTATGATGTCGGCAACGCCTCGGCCGGCGGACTGGTCGCGGTCGTGATCGCCAATATCGTCGCGTTCTTCCTGGTGCGGATCGTCGGACGGAATCTGGAGGCGTAA
- a CDS encoding ABC transporter ATP-binding protein, with translation MGQITLQGVRKSFGPVNIIKDANLDIEDGSFVVFVGPSGCGKTTLLRLIAGLEDVTGGQILIDGKNVVDVPPAKRGLSMVFQSYALYPHMSVRGNIAFGLKMAGLPRPDIDRKVEAAAATLNLTPYLDRKPRELSGGQRQRVAIGRAIVREPKAFLFDEPLSNLDAALRVQMRLEVTKLQKQLATTAIYVTHDQVEAMTMADKIVVLNAGNIEQYGSPLELYERPANLFVAGFIGSPKMNFVPGEAAGEAGVATLGVRPEHLRIGKEGEGWPGTVSVAEHLGSDTFLYVDAGKLGLLTARCIGEFNLKAGDRVWLSPDPTRLHRFDKDGAVIRR, from the coding sequence ATGGGCCAGATCACGCTGCAGGGAGTCCGGAAATCTTTCGGGCCAGTCAACATTATCAAGGATGCCAACCTGGACATCGAAGACGGTTCCTTCGTGGTGTTCGTCGGGCCGTCCGGCTGCGGGAAGACGACGCTGTTGCGCCTGATCGCCGGACTGGAGGACGTCACCGGCGGGCAGATCCTGATCGACGGCAAGAACGTCGTGGACGTGCCGCCGGCGAAGCGGGGCCTGTCGATGGTGTTCCAATCCTATGCGCTCTATCCGCATATGAGCGTCCGCGGCAACATCGCGTTCGGCCTGAAGATGGCCGGCCTGCCGCGCCCGGATATCGACCGCAAGGTAGAGGCCGCGGCCGCCACGTTGAATCTTACGCCCTATCTCGACCGCAAGCCGCGCGAGCTCTCCGGCGGACAGCGCCAGCGCGTCGCGATCGGCCGCGCGATCGTGCGCGAGCCCAAGGCGTTTCTGTTCGACGAGCCCTTGTCGAATCTCGACGCGGCGCTCCGCGTTCAGATGCGGCTGGAAGTCACCAAATTGCAGAAGCAACTTGCGACCACCGCCATCTATGTCACCCATGACCAGGTTGAGGCGATGACGATGGCCGACAAGATCGTCGTGCTCAACGCCGGCAATATCGAACAATACGGCTCGCCGCTGGAGCTCTACGAGCGGCCGGCGAATCTTTTCGTCGCTGGTTTTATCGGTTCGCCGAAGATGAATTTTGTGCCCGGCGAGGCGGCAGGCGAGGCCGGCGTCGCTACGCTTGGCGTCAGGCCCGAACACTTAAGGATCGGCAAGGAGGGAGAGGGCTGGCCTGGGACCGTGTCGGTTGCCGAGCATCTCGGCAGCGACACTTTCCTCTATGTCGACGCGGGCAAGCTCGGCCTGCTGACGGCGCGCTGCATCGGAGAATTCAATCTGAAGGCCGGTGACCGCGTCTGGCTTTCGCCCGATCCAACCCGGCTGCACCGTTTCGACAAGGACGGCGCGGTGATCAGAAGATGA
- a CDS encoding SDR family oxidoreductase: MYLEKFKLDQKTAVITGGGQGIGLACAEALAEAGAKVVIADRDPQLAATGCASLKAKGLDAEIAIMDVTDPTRVSEVADQLASRFGRVDILVNNAGIARSETPAEKVADEHWLNVIDVNLNGTFWCCRAFGKHMLDAKSGSIVNIGSMSGFIVNKPQEQCYYNASKAAVHHLTKSLAAEWGARGVRVNAVAPTYITTPLNAFVKSNPQMYDAWIGGTPMARMGEVDEIASVVLFLASDAASLMTGSVVLVDGGYTCW, encoded by the coding sequence ATGTATCTTGAAAAATTCAAACTGGACCAGAAGACAGCCGTCATAACCGGCGGCGGTCAGGGAATAGGACTGGCCTGCGCGGAAGCCCTGGCGGAGGCGGGAGCGAAGGTCGTCATCGCGGATCGCGACCCCCAACTTGCCGCCACCGGGTGCGCGAGCCTGAAAGCGAAGGGCTTGGATGCCGAGATCGCGATCATGGATGTGACGGACCCAACACGCGTTTCCGAGGTCGCCGATCAGCTGGCATCTCGCTTCGGCCGGGTCGATATCCTCGTCAATAATGCCGGCATTGCACGAAGCGAGACACCGGCCGAGAAGGTAGCCGACGAGCATTGGCTCAACGTCATCGACGTCAATCTCAACGGCACGTTCTGGTGCTGCCGCGCCTTCGGTAAGCACATGTTGGACGCGAAGTCCGGTTCTATCGTGAACATTGGCTCGATGTCAGGCTTCATCGTCAACAAACCGCAGGAGCAGTGCTACTACAACGCCTCCAAGGCCGCGGTGCACCATCTGACTAAATCGCTCGCGGCCGAGTGGGGGGCGCGCGGCGTCCGTGTCAACGCCGTGGCGCCGACTTATATTACAACCCCTCTCAATGCATTCGTCAAAAGCAACCCGCAGATGTACGATGCCTGGATCGGCGGTACGCCGATGGCGCGGATGGGAGAGGTCGACGAGATAGCTTCCGTCGTCCTGTTTCTGGCGTCCGACGCTGCAAGCCTGATGACCGGGAGTGTTGTCCTCGTTGACGGAGGCTATACGTGCTGGTGA
- a CDS encoding FGGY-family carbohydrate kinase has product MQQAFIGVDVGTSSARAGVFDESGTLLATARHPITLWHEAGGVVEQSSSEIWSACAASVRAAMGEAAIPLAAVKGLGFDATCSLVVLDAGAHPLTVSSSGDERRNVIVWMDHRAMTEAREVNETQDEVLRYVGGSISPEMEIPKLLWLKRHLPSTYQSAGHFFDLADYLSFRATGSTARSICTVVCKWNYLAHDQRWSRSFFERVGLGDLAADQYAKIGTEIVPSGTPLGAGLTKAAAHDFGLLEGTPVAASLIDAHAGGVGTIGGRGKSGEPVDVRRRLAYIMGTSACIMATTPEPCFVPGVWGPYYSGMVPGFWLNEGGQSAAGAAIDHLIKSHPAYNEAVATARSTGMEVLELLERRIVSRAPSLGEAALLARDIHVLPEFLGNRSPFADPYSRAVVAGMDLDVDIGSMERLFVAGLCGLAYGLADVVEAFRSHGVDSDMMVISGGAGRSPLVRQIMADTTGLTVAVPETQEPVLLGAAMLGAVAARSCGSIGEAMASMSAIGRPSELTPPGLTDFHRTKRRVHGMMRKLERDSRSAMQGIASIAGLDTKN; this is encoded by the coding sequence ATGCAGCAGGCCTTCATCGGCGTCGACGTCGGAACGTCGAGTGCCCGCGCCGGAGTGTTTGACGAGAGCGGAACCTTGCTGGCGACCGCCAGGCATCCGATCACGCTATGGCACGAAGCGGGCGGTGTCGTCGAGCAGTCGTCGTCCGAGATATGGTCGGCATGCGCCGCCTCGGTTCGCGCCGCGATGGGGGAGGCCGCCATTCCGCTTGCCGCGGTCAAGGGTCTGGGCTTTGATGCGACCTGCTCGCTCGTGGTGCTCGACGCTGGCGCCCATCCGCTGACGGTTAGCAGCTCCGGCGATGAGCGAAGGAATGTCATCGTGTGGATGGACCATCGCGCGATGACCGAGGCGCGCGAGGTGAACGAGACGCAGGACGAGGTGCTGCGCTATGTCGGCGGCTCGATCTCGCCGGAAATGGAAATTCCAAAACTGCTTTGGCTGAAGCGGCACCTGCCGTCGACCTATCAGTCCGCCGGTCATTTCTTCGACCTCGCCGACTATCTTTCGTTTCGCGCCACCGGATCGACGGCGCGGTCGATATGCACGGTCGTCTGCAAATGGAATTATCTCGCCCACGATCAGCGCTGGAGCCGCAGCTTTTTCGAGCGCGTTGGTCTTGGCGACCTGGCCGCCGACCAATACGCGAAAATCGGAACGGAAATCGTCCCGTCCGGCACGCCGCTGGGTGCCGGCCTGACGAAGGCCGCGGCACACGATTTCGGCCTCCTCGAAGGCACGCCCGTCGCCGCGTCGCTGATTGACGCCCACGCAGGAGGCGTGGGCACGATCGGCGGGCGCGGGAAGTCGGGTGAGCCGGTCGATGTACGCCGTCGTCTTGCCTACATCATGGGAACTTCGGCCTGCATCATGGCGACGACGCCGGAACCGTGCTTCGTCCCCGGGGTCTGGGGTCCTTACTATTCGGGGATGGTGCCCGGGTTTTGGCTCAACGAGGGCGGTCAGTCCGCCGCCGGTGCGGCCATCGATCATCTCATCAAGTCCCATCCCGCCTATAACGAGGCTGTCGCGACCGCGCGTTCTACGGGCATGGAAGTTCTTGAACTTCTCGAACGGCGCATCGTCTCGCGCGCGCCAAGTCTGGGTGAGGCGGCGTTGCTGGCCCGTGATATCCACGTTCTGCCCGAGTTTCTCGGCAACCGGTCGCCCTTCGCCGATCCCTATTCCCGCGCGGTGGTTGCAGGCATGGATCTCGACGTCGACATCGGCTCGATGGAGCGACTGTTCGTGGCCGGGCTGTGCGGGCTTGCCTATGGTCTTGCCGATGTCGTCGAAGCTTTTCGATCGCATGGCGTGGACAGCGATATGATGGTGATCAGCGGTGGCGCGGGACGAAGTCCGCTGGTTCGCCAGATCATGGCGGACACGACTGGCCTGACCGTTGCGGTCCCCGAAACGCAGGAGCCCGTCCTGCTCGGCGCTGCTATGCTGGGCGCGGTTGCGGCGAGGTCTTGCGGGTCAATCGGCGAGGCGATGGCATCAATGTCGGCGATCGGCCGGCCGAGCGAACTGACACCGCCGGGATTAACCGATTTTCACCGGACAAAGCGGCGAGTTCACGGAATGATGCGAAAGCTCGAGCGAGACAGCCGCAGTGCGATGCAGGGGATCGCATCGATCGCCGGACTTGATACGAAGAACTAG
- a CDS encoding carbohydrate kinase, whose translation MLLSCGDALVDFLPVKSADGRDAAVPVVGGSCLNIAVGMARLGAPAGFVGGISTDLFGRMIADHASASQVDLRYVMRGAHQTTLAFVRHVGGEPQYAFYDEATASRNWTYQRGSIPFDEIEAIHVGSTTLANDKGAAQALAMIEDAGGSTTISFDPNCRPNLVGHKARYVDQMNAFAAAADIVRMSDVDFEFLYGGSNYGERARSLIAAGTSLVVVTRGINGAQAWHKGAGLVKVEAPTIRVMDTIGAGDSFQAALLFALRAIGRIKCGTLAQLNSDELGRALSFASTCAAFTCGRAGADPPRQSDVGPALSRLLTG comes from the coding sequence ATGCTGCTGAGTTGCGGAGATGCCCTGGTCGATTTCCTGCCGGTCAAGTCCGCGGACGGACGTGACGCGGCGGTGCCGGTTGTCGGGGGTTCCTGTCTCAACATCGCTGTCGGCATGGCGCGTCTCGGCGCGCCGGCGGGGTTTGTGGGCGGCATCTCGACCGATCTCTTCGGCCGCATGATTGCCGACCACGCGTCGGCCTCGCAGGTCGACCTTCGCTACGTGATGCGCGGTGCGCATCAGACGACGCTCGCGTTTGTCCGCCACGTGGGCGGCGAGCCGCAATATGCGTTCTATGACGAGGCAACGGCGTCCCGAAACTGGACCTACCAGCGCGGCTCCATCCCCTTCGACGAGATCGAAGCGATTCATGTCGGATCGACCACGCTTGCCAACGACAAGGGGGCAGCCCAGGCGCTGGCGATGATCGAAGACGCGGGCGGCTCGACTACCATCTCCTTCGATCCAAATTGCCGGCCCAACCTGGTCGGGCACAAGGCGCGCTACGTCGATCAGATGAATGCATTTGCCGCCGCTGCAGACATCGTGCGGATGTCGGATGTCGATTTTGAGTTTCTCTATGGCGGGAGCAACTACGGGGAAAGGGCGAGATCGCTTATCGCGGCCGGTACAAGTCTGGTCGTCGTTACGCGTGGCATCAATGGAGCCCAAGCCTGGCACAAAGGAGCAGGTCTGGTAAAGGTCGAGGCGCCCACAATAAGGGTGATGGATACCATCGGGGCAGGCGACAGCTTTCAGGCCGCCCTGTTGTTTGCTTTGCGCGCGATCGGACGGATCAAGTGCGGAACGCTGGCGCAATTGAATTCCGACGAGCTTGGTCGTGCGTTGTCGTTTGCGTCGACTTGCGCGGCTTTCACATGCGGGCGCGCTGGCGCCGATCCACCACGCCAATCTGATGTCGGCCCGGCATTGTCTCGTCTTCTTACCGGATAA
- a CDS encoding MATE family efflux transporter: MILIPLSPVLIFGAFGYPGLGPSGGAVAMLSYCGLGTLAYAAYLWGRFGVLKPSLRLPRLSLAPALAVLRVGGMSAVVSATTNLTLAIVTAYVAMGGVEALAGYGAGSRLEFLLVPLAYGIGGPVGIVISANLGAGQIERAVSASWIGVLMAGALTELIGLTAAVFPEAWIGIFSQDPSVLQIGAEYLHRVGPFFGFFGVGYALYCVGQATRRMEASVFAALLRAAIAALGGLAVIWLKADVTWNFIAVALGMVAFGLVALPPLISRSGYE; encoded by the coding sequence TTGATCCTCATCCCGCTTTCGCCGGTACTGATTTTTGGGGCCTTTGGCTATCCAGGACTCGGTCCTTCGGGCGGCGCCGTCGCGATGCTCTCTTATTGTGGTTTGGGAACGCTGGCTTACGCAGCCTATCTGTGGGGCCGGTTTGGCGTCCTCAAGCCGTCATTGCGTTTGCCAAGACTGTCGCTGGCGCCGGCGCTCGCCGTTCTCCGTGTCGGCGGAATGTCGGCCGTCGTCTCGGCCACCACCAATCTGACGCTGGCGATCGTGACGGCCTATGTGGCGATGGGCGGCGTGGAAGCCCTGGCTGGCTATGGTGCAGGATCCCGGCTCGAGTTTCTCCTCGTGCCGCTGGCCTACGGTATCGGCGGTCCGGTCGGAATCGTGATCAGCGCGAACCTCGGCGCCGGTCAGATAGAACGAGCCGTAAGCGCGTCCTGGATCGGTGTGCTGATGGCCGGCGCGCTGACCGAATTGATCGGGCTGACAGCGGCCGTCTTTCCAGAAGCATGGATCGGGATATTCAGCCAGGATCCGTCCGTGCTGCAAATCGGCGCCGAATATCTGCACCGCGTCGGACCGTTCTTTGGATTCTTCGGGGTCGGTTACGCTCTCTACTGCGTCGGACAGGCGACCAGACGAATGGAAGCCTCGGTCTTCGCCGCGCTGCTCAGGGCCGCCATCGCGGCGCTCGGCGGTCTTGCCGTGATCTGGTTGAAGGCTGACGTCACCTGGAATTTCATCGCCGTGGCATTGGGAATGGTCGCTTTCGGCCTTGTCGCGTTGCCGCCTCTGATCAGCCGCTCCGGCTATGAATAG
- the wrbA gene encoding NAD(P)H:quinone oxidoreductase yields MSKVLVLYYSSYGHIEQMAQAIAEGARSAGAQVDIKRVPETVPEAITKSAHFKLDQNAPVATVAELTNYDAIIVGTGTRFGRMSSQMAAFLDQAGGLWARGAFNGKVGAAFTSTATQHGGQETTLFSIITNLLHFGMTIVGLPYSHQGQMTLSEIVGGAPYGATTIAGGDGSRQPTEIELAGARHQGELVAKTANKLFG; encoded by the coding sequence ATGAGCAAAGTTCTCGTTCTCTACTACTCCTCGTATGGACATATTGAGCAGATGGCCCAGGCAATCGCTGAAGGCGCGCGCAGCGCAGGCGCGCAGGTCGACATCAAGCGCGTTCCCGAAACAGTCCCTGAAGCGATCACCAAGAGCGCCCACTTCAAACTGGACCAGAATGCGCCCGTCGCAACGGTGGCTGAACTCACCAACTACGACGCGATCATCGTCGGGACCGGCACGCGGTTCGGACGCATGTCATCGCAAATGGCTGCCTTCCTCGATCAGGCAGGTGGGCTGTGGGCGCGCGGCGCGTTCAACGGCAAGGTCGGTGCCGCTTTTACGTCAACTGCTACTCAACACGGCGGCCAGGAAACGACCCTGTTCTCGATCATCACCAACTTGCTTCACTTCGGTATGACCATCGTCGGGCTTCCATACAGCCACCAGGGGCAGATGACCTTGAGCGAAATCGTCGGCGGCGCCCCCTATGGAGCGACAACCATCGCCGGCGGCGATGGCTCGCGCCAACCCACGGAGATCGAATTGGCGGGCGCCCGTCACCAGGGGGAGCTTGTCGCCAAGACGGCGAACAAGCTTTTTGGATGA
- a CDS encoding response regulator → MAAGHLISIVDDDAAMREALVGLVRSLGYEVRDFASAEDFLASNDLGQFSCAITDIQMPGMNGFELKRELSTRHGSLPVIMITARAEPGIEEKAMSSGATCFLHKPFEAQTLVSCLQRVLSI, encoded by the coding sequence ATGGCGGCCGGACACCTGATTTCGATCGTCGATGACGACGCTGCTATGCGCGAGGCGCTGGTTGGGCTCGTTCGCTCGCTGGGCTACGAAGTGCGCGACTTTGCATCGGCCGAGGATTTTCTCGCATCGAACGATCTTGGACAATTTTCCTGTGCCATCACCGACATCCAAATGCCCGGGATGAATGGCTTCGAACTGAAACGTGAGCTCAGCACTCGTCATGGTTCGCTGCCGGTGATCATGATTACCGCCCGCGCCGAACCCGGCATCGAGGAGAAAGCGATGTCCAGCGGGGCGACCTGCTTCCTCCACAAGCCCTTCGAGGCACAAACTTTGGTGAGCTGCCTGCAACGAGTTCTGAGTATCTAG
- a CDS encoding response regulator, giving the protein MPNTPNESSVVHIVDDDVDLGDGLSSVLRSVGLNAKTYRSTQEFLRADDLDAPGCIVLDIRLPGTNGLDFQEELVGLGVRLPVILMTGHGDIPMSVRAMKAGAVDFLPKPFRDQDMIDAVTAAINRDRLQRASEQQAVAIVDRYATLSPREREVMALVTAGKMNKQIAGELGLSEVTVKIHRGAGMRKMGARSLADLVRMADTLKDRTR; this is encoded by the coding sequence ATGCCCAACACGCCAAACGAATCTTCCGTCGTGCACATCGTCGATGACGATGTGGATCTGGGTGATGGGCTCAGCAGCGTGCTGCGCTCCGTGGGATTGAACGCGAAGACGTACCGTTCAACTCAGGAATTTCTGAGGGCTGACGACCTGGACGCTCCGGGATGCATCGTTCTCGACATCCGCCTGCCTGGGACCAATGGCCTCGACTTTCAGGAGGAACTCGTCGGGCTCGGAGTACGCTTGCCGGTGATCCTAATGACGGGACACGGCGACATTCCGATGTCGGTGCGTGCGATGAAGGCCGGCGCGGTCGACTTCCTGCCAAAGCCATTCCGCGACCAGGACATGATCGACGCGGTGACCGCCGCGATCAACCGCGACCGACTGCAACGCGCCAGTGAGCAGCAAGCGGTCGCCATCGTCGATCGTTACGCAACGCTGTCCCCACGCGAGCGCGAGGTGATGGCGCTGGTGACCGCAGGCAAGATGAACAAGCAGATCGCGGGTGAGCTGGGCTTGAGTGAGGTAACGGTCAAAATTCATCGCGGCGCAGGGATGCGAAAGATGGGAGCCCGTTCGTTGGCGGATCTTGTCCGCATGGCGGATACATTGAAGGACCGGACACGTTGA
- a CDS encoding AraC family transcriptional regulator → MLRTMNDPESECSREAFRPVLLQPESDLPVPRLLPSGTTVSAGVARGGLAPRVLRRIREYIDGNIDQRISVELLAGLANLSVCYFVRAFKQSMGVTPHDYLIRQRVERTKQLLSGTDMPLSEIALAAGFADQSHFARRFRQHVGMSPRDYRWSSP, encoded by the coding sequence ATGTTGAGGACCATGAACGATCCGGAAAGCGAATGTTCCAGAGAGGCTTTTCGGCCAGTCCTTCTCCAACCGGAATCGGATTTGCCGGTGCCGCGCCTGCTTCCGTCTGGCACGACCGTGTCGGCGGGCGTCGCCCGGGGTGGCTTGGCTCCAAGGGTGCTGCGGCGGATTCGTGAATATATCGACGGCAACATTGACCAGCGGATCAGCGTCGAGTTGCTTGCAGGCCTCGCAAACTTGTCAGTCTGCTACTTCGTGCGGGCCTTCAAGCAGTCCATGGGTGTCACGCCTCACGACTACCTGATACGGCAGCGGGTGGAGAGGACCAAGCAGCTGCTTTCGGGCACCGACATGCCCCTGTCGGAAATCGCGCTTGCTGCGGGCTTTGCAGATCAAAGCCATTTTGCCCGCCGCTTTCGTCAACATGTCGGAATGTCGCCACGCGACTATCGCTGGTCGAGTCCCTAG